ATTTCAATACACCCAAGTCTTTCATGTGAAAACACTTTCCAAGATAGGACTTAAATTTCGAAATAGCGAGCGAGTCATTGCCGGTAATAACAAGGTCATCCACATAGACCAAAACATGAAGACAGACCGTATCACAAGAGTAACTAAAAAGAGAATAATCAGAATAAGACTGACTGAACCCATACTTGCGCAAAGCAGCGGCCAATTTTGCGAACCAACAACGAGGAGCCTGTTTAAGCCCATAAAGGGACTTCTTAAGACGACACACTTTACCCTCACGACCTTGTCCAAAACCCGGAGGAAGTTTCATGTACACTTCTTCATCAAGATCGCCATGTAAGAAAGCATTGTGGACGTCCATCTGGTGAAGTTCCCATTTTTTAATAGCTGCAACTGCTAAAAGGGAACGAACTGTAACCATTTTAATgacaggagcgaaggtctcacCATAATCAATGCCTTCCACCTGATGATTGCCAAAAATGACCAAACGAGCTTTATATCTTTCAATGCTACCATTGGAGTTATATTTGATTTTGTAAACCCAACGGCAACCAAGAGCCTTCTTGCCAGACGGAAGGTCGGAAATTTCCCAAGTAGAATTATTTTCAAGAGCGGTGATCTCGGCCTGCATAGCTTTACACCAGTCCGGGCTAGCAAGAGCAGCACGAAAATTAGGTGGCTCAACACCCGAAGTAATGGCTGCAAGAAAAGCACGGTGGCGCAAAGAAAACTTTTGACAAGAGAGATAATTAGCAAGAGCATAAGGGGTACCTGAGGAGGGAGGAGAGTCGGGAGAAGAGTCAGAATCGGAGGATGTATCTGCGGTGGTACCAACAACATAGCCTTTAAGTCGAGAAGAAACAAACTTGGCGCGTTTCCCACGACCCATATCTGGAGCCGTATCCGACCCATCAGGCCCGTGTGATGGGTCTGGCTGAACAGGATCCGAAACAGGGTCAGAGGACAAACCAGGCCCAGTAGAAGAGGACGGCCCAGGCTCAGCAGAGGAAGACGGACTGGGCTGAGCAGCAGCCGTTTCAGGCCCAACAGAGTCTGAATCAGAGTCCAAGCTCGGAGCTGTAAAAACCGTGTCAGGGACATCCGGGTCCGAGTCAGAAGACGGAGCTGGAGGGGGTGTTTTATCAGCCGGAAAATAAGGGAAGCTGTGTTCGTAGAAATACACGTCACGACTCACAAAGATTTCCCGTGTTTGTAAATCGAGCACCTTCCAACCCTTCTTATTGTGTGGATATCCAAGAAATAGACACTTGCGACTCCTCTTAGCAATTTTGTCACCGTTAGTATGTAGATTATGGGCAAAACACAAACAACCGAATGTCCTTATATGTGTAAAAATCGGTGCAGTACCAAATAAGTGCTCGTAAGGGGTCTTATTTTGTAATAACGGAGAAGGGGTACGGTTAATTAAATAGGCCGCGGTCAAAATACATTCGCCCCAAAAAGAGATGGGTAAATAAGCTTGAAACATCAAAGCTCTAGCAACATTCAAGATATGACGGTGTTTCCGTTCGACCCGCCCATTCTGTTGAGGAGTACCGACACAAGAAGTACGGAACAAAATTCCATGTTTGCGGAAAAAATCAGCCATTCCAAAAAATTCGGTCCCATTGTCGGATTGGACACACTTTACTACGGCCGAGAATTGAGTTTTAACCATAGCAAAGAAATTTAAGAACGTGTCGGTTACTTCAGTTTTATTAATGAGCAAATAAACCCAAACAGTGCGAGAGTAATCATCCACAATAGTTAAAAAATACTTTGCACCACATGAAGAGGGAGAGCGATAGGgaccccataaatcacaatgtaTTAATTCAAAAATCGCAGAAGCTTTATTAGTATTCGATTCAAAACTGCTACGACTATGTTTTGCTTCATGGCAAATATCACAAATACTGTCTGGAATAGGATGCAAATCACTAACACAAGGTAATAATTTAACTACTTTATTGGATGGGTGGCCAAGTCTTCGATgccacaaatcaaaagaatcaaTGCTAACCCGATGTATTGTTGGTTTAACCACCGCGCGCAGCAGATACAATCCGTCCCGAAGCTCACCGACTCCAATCCTCGTCCTCAAAAAACGGTCCTGAATATGACAAGAGGTGTTAGTAAAACTGAAAACACAATCTGTCGCAGCTACCAGTTGAGAGACGGACAAAAGATTACAAGCAAGACTGGGCACAAATAACACATTGCGTAAAACAAGGAATTCAGTTAAGCGAACTGTGCCGGCCAAAGTGGCCGATACACTCTGTCCATTAGGAAGAGTAACCGGAAAAGGTGGAATAGGATGTGGGTCAGCTAACCACGATTCGTCGCCGGTTACATGATGAGAAGCACCTGTGTCAATAATccaaggagaagacataccacTTAGACGGTCATGAGACGAAGATGTAGCCGAACCCGAACCACCAACAAAATTAATGCGGCCCGAGTTCCCTGAATTACGCGAGGCAAATTTCGCCCTTCGAGCTTTCACCTCGTCAACTGTCCGTGGACGATCGCCCCACCATTCTGGAAATTTTTGGGACTTAATATAGCAATTGGGCACGTCATGTCCCGGAGCAGTACAAAAAGAGCACGTTATCTTCATTTTTTCGCGACGCTCAGCATCACGTAGGGCGCGCCAATCCGTGGTACCTGCAGTAGCGACAGAAACAGGGGTGCCGCTTTGAACTGCGAAGGCCATAACCTCAGGCTCTTCGACCGTGACAGTGGGACCAACGAGGAGACGTTCTTCTTGAATGACCGCGTGATATACACGGCTAAGAGTTGGCAATGGATCAATAGCCAACTGATGGTTTCGAATAGGACCGTAAAGGGACTTGTCGAGACCCATAAGAAATCGATGAAGCCGCTCCGAATCTTGTCTAGCAAGAGCAGCTTTAGTCACTCCACAATCACAGCCAACCGTGTTACATTTGAATGGCGGTTCCTGCGCAGCGATAGCATCCCAAAGGGTTTTCAAGTGTCCATAATAAGTAGTAACGGACATACCTTTCGTCTGTCGGCACTCGTGTAATTGAGTCTTTAAATTATGAATCTTGGCTCCATCAACAACGGCGTATTGATCAGCCAATTCGGACCATAAAACCTGGGCATCTTCGGAATCGGACACGCTTTCCCGGATTGAAGGATCAATCGAGTTTAGGATCCATTGAACCACGGTACAGTGCACAACCTCCCATTGCCCTAGTAAAAAATCGTCTGTAGGTTTTGGAATCGACCCATCGCAAAAACCGAACTTGCGTCTTGATTTCAAAGATCGACGCATTGAACGACTCCATTCATCATAATTGTCGCTTCGGAGTTTTACGTGAGTGATGGATTGGCCAGGACCTTCTTGATTGGCGAGAGAATAGGGTGAAAGAGGGTCGATTTTTTGTGGCGTAGGGTTATCATCATCACCGGCCATGGCAGCGGATGAAGAGATAATCTTCGTGGTGGCGGAGATGGGGTAAGTTTAGGGTTGAGAGAAAGGAACGTTACCGAAGcctgataccatgttaaacaATATAATTGTGTAATTCATGTGTGTCGTTATTCTCATTAATCAATAGCgtatttatacataatatgggCCGGGAATACAAAGCTAATCCACCGGCCCTAATAACATCTAATTGAGCTTATCTATATTTTTTTCAAGCTTCAATTTTAGGAGGAGATGTGACTAGATGTTGTTCGAGACAGATATTAAAACTCGTAATTATTGAGGCACATATAAATAAATTAATGTAATTACTCCTAATTAACATGACTCTTTATTGTGCTATCAAGACGGAAATAAATTAATGAAAATACAGAAGTATCCTGAAAATGTCAGTAAGTAGACACCAATTCAAAGTTCACTTCATATATAACAGCAAATATATGAAAGGCCACGGGACTGAAACCGATGAGGCAGAAGCGTACAGCAGATTTCAAATTGATATTTAACATTGATATATAGATAAATAGAGCTGGAAACGAAAAACCAGGCTGAGAGCCTCTACATCGGCAATAATAGCATAGCGAAAAATATCATTGAACACCAAAAGGTAGACAAAATGCAGCAAATCACGCTAAATGTAACATTGTTGCTAACTGCAGCCATTTGCCATAATTGTTTCATCCTACTACACCTCCTTCTTGATCAGAAAGACAGTAGTCAGCACTGAGTCGGTGACCTCTAAAGACGCTTTCAGCATCGCCAGTCCCTGTAAAAACAAAACCGAAAACATCATCATATGAGGTAAATTGTGTCGTGAACtgcagtaaaaaaaaaaagaaaaagaaaattgaaattaCCTCAGTAAAGCCGACTTGCACCTTTTTCTCAACAAGCCCAGAATAATCTTTAATATTGAACTTGTCCATAACAGAAATTCCGGACATAGTAGACAGAGGTTTGACCTCTAAATTATCCATAACCATAAAAATAATACCCTCTTTCACATATCCCCCACTTGCAACAATAGCAGCATCCGGAGGCGGAGCATATTGTAGCTGCAAATTGATAATGCGATTGTGGCAATGAGGACAAATTGTACTAGGGTCATGACTCCAATAGGCACGACAGCAAGAACACGTATAAATCTTACGACTGGCGGTGGCTGGAACATCATTGAGTTCCA
The Silene latifolia isolate original U9 population chromosome 11, ASM4854445v1, whole genome shotgun sequence genome window above contains:
- the LOC141612382 gene encoding uncharacterized protein LOC141612382, with translation MVNKKEFIVAITNLTNNSNYKFTVANYNKSDLMAETKLSLTLLIDSKANKVLFAEAGKDFVDFLFHILSLPVGTVVKLLNESATVGCIGSLYKSVESLNSEYFQANVNKNDVLKPKAVVNVPLLELNDVPATASRKIYTCSCCRAYWSHDPSTICPHCHNRIINLQLQYAPPPDAAIVASGGYVKEGIIFMVMDNLEVKPLSTMSGISVMDKFNIKDYSGLVEKKVQVGFTEGLAMLKASLEVTDSVLTTVFLIKKEV